The following DNA comes from Gordonia zhaorongruii.
CTGTCCGACGAGTTCGACGTGAGCTTCCAGCGGCAGGTGCAGATGGTCGAGGCGTTCACCGAGATGTTCGGCCCGTACCCCTTCTCCCAGTACACCGCGGTCGTCACCGACGACGAACTGGAGATACCGCTCGAGGCCGAGACCTTCTCGACCTTCGGTGCGAACCACTGCGACGGCACCCAGGATCACGAGCGCCTCATCGCCCACGAACTCGCACACCAGTGGTTCGGGAACTCGGTGACGTGCGCCCGCTGGCGCGACATCTGGCTGCACGAGGGCTTCGCCTGCTACTCCGAATGGCTCTGGAGTCAGCACAGCGGCGGCCGTTCGGCAGACGAGTGGGCTCACCACTACTACGACAAACTGGCAGATGACCCGAGCTCTCAGGTGCTGGCCGATCCGGGCCCCGAGGAGATGTTCGACGACTGGTTGTACAAGCGCGGCGCGATCACCCTGCACGCGCTCCGGCTGCGTCTCGGCGACGGCGAGTTCTTCGCGCTGTTGCAGCGGTGGACCGACAAGTACCGCTACCAGGCGGCGACCACCGAGGACTTCATCGCGCTGGCGAGCACCTTCTCGACCGACTCGCTGGGCGACATCTGGCAGGACTGGCTGTACTCGTCCGAGCTTCCGTCGTTTCCGACGATGCGCCCCAACCGCTGACCGCGGCTCAGCGCAGACCGGCGAGGTACCGCTGGACGTCGTCGTACATCGGCAGCAGGCCGTCCGCTTCAGCGTGCGAGAGCGACGGTGCGGCAACGTCCTTCGAGGACAACTCGAAGTCGAGTTCACGCCCGTCACGGCCATGGCTCGGCCATTCGATACCGAGGTCGGCGTCATGCGGGTTCACCCCGTGCTCACCGGCCGGGCGATATCCGGTCGAGCACAGGTAAGTGACGGTGGAACCGTCTGCGAGCGAACAGAACGCGTGACCGAGTCCCTCTCCCAGGTAGACGGCCCTGCGGGTCTCGTCGTCGAGCAGGACGCTCTCGTGCTCGCCGAATGTCGGTGACCCGACCCGGATGTCGACGATCACATCGAGGATCGCGCCCACCGTGCAGGTCACGTACTTGGCCTGGCCGGGCGGCACGTCGGCGAAGTGGACCCCGCGCAGCACCCCGGCCGCCGACACCGAGGTGTTGACCTGGGCCAGATCGAAGCGGTGACCGATCGCCTCCGCCACGACGTCCGCCTTGAACGCCTCGAGGAACACTCCACGGTCGTCTCCGCGCAGGACCGGCGTGAACTCCCAGGCGCCGCTGATGTCGAGCGGACGAACCTCCATCTCAGAGTTCCCGTCCGCGATCGAGCAGGTCGAAGAGGTAGTTGCCGTAGCCGGATTTGACGAGGTCCTCGGCCCGCCCACGCAGATGGGCGTCGTCGATGTAGCCGAGCCGCCAGGCGATCTCCTCGGGCACGGCGATCTTCAGGCCCTGCCGCTGTTCGACGGTGCGCACGAAGTTCCCAGCGTCGAGCAGCGAATCGAACGTTCCGGTGTCCAGCCACGCCGTACCGCGCGGCAGGACCGTGACATTCAGCGCGCCCCGCCGCAGGTACTCCGCGTTGACGTCGGTGATCTCGTACTCACCGCGCGCCGACGGCGTCAGGTTTCGGGCGATGTCGACCACGTCGTTGTCGTAGAAGTAGAGACCCGGTACCGCATACCTCGACTTCGGATTGACCGGCTTCTCCTCCAAGGAGATCGCGGCCCCCTCCGCGTCGAACTCGATGACGCCGTACGCCGAAGGGTCCTTCACGCGGTAGGCGAAGATGGCACCGCCGTCGACGCCGGCGAAACCCTGCAACTGGTTGCCCAGTCCTGGCCCGTAGAAGATGTTGTCGCCCAGGACGAGCGCCACCGAATCGTCGCCGATGTGGTCGGACCCCACGACGAATGCCTGGGCGAGCCCGCGCGGCTCCGGTTGCACCGCGTAAGTGATGCTCACACCGAACTGCGAGCCGTCCCCGAGCAGCGCTTCGAACTGGGCGCGGTCGTGAGGTGTGGTGACGATGAGGATGTCGCGGATCCCGGCGAGCATGAGGGTCGACAGCGGGTAGTAGATCATCGGCTTGTCGTAGACCGGTACGAGCTGCTTACTCACGCCCTGCGTAATCGGATGCAAGCGCGACCCGGTGCCACCGGCGAGGACGATTCCACGCATGCGGCAACCCTATCGGTACAGTTGTCCCGAAGTGATTTTCCCTGGCCGATTCCCCAGCCGGCCGAGGTCGTCGTCGCGGTGAAGACACGCGTCAGAGGGAGCAGCATGCGAGTACTGGTGACCGGCGGAGCCGGATTCATCGGCGCCAACTTCGTGCTGCGCACGCTGGCCACACGTCCGGACGCCGAACTCACGGTGCTCGACAAGTTCACCTACGCAGCCAATCCGGCGACACTGGCCCCGGTCGCCGACCGTGTCCGCGTGGTTCGTGGCGACATCGCCGATCCCGCCGTCGTCGATCCGCTCGTCGCCCGGTCGGATCTCGTCGTGAACTTCGCCGCCGAGTCGCATAACGACAACTCGCTCGCCGACCCGTCATCGTTCGTGCAGACCAACCTGGTCGGCACCTACACACTGCTCGAAGCGGTGCGACGCCACGGCACCACCCTGCATCACGTGAGCACGGACGAGGTGTACGGCGATCTCGACCTCGACGACCCGTCCCGGTTCACCGAGTCGACTGCCTACAACCCGTCGAGTCCGTACAGCTCGACCAAAGCCGGCAGCGACCTTCTGGTCCGAGCATGGGTCCGCTCGTTCGGCATCGTCGCCACCATCTCCAACTGCAGCAACAACTACGGTCCGTACCAGCACGTGGAGAAGTTCATCCCGCGGCAGATCACGAACGTGTTGACCGGTGTGCGTCCCAAGCTGTACGGCGACGGCGCCAACGTGCGCGACTGGATACACGTCGACGATCACAACGACGCGGTGTGGGCGATCATCGAACGCGGGCAACCCGGCGAGACGTACCTGATCGGTGCGGACGGCGAGGCCGACAACCGCACCGTCGTCGAGGCGATCCTGCGACTCCTCGGCCACCCCGAGGACGCGTTCGATTTCGTCACCGACCGCGCGGGCCACGACCGGCGATACGCGATCGACGCCACCCGGCTCCGCACAGAGCTCGGCTGGGCACCGACCTACACCGACTTCCAGTCCGGTCTCGCCGCGACGATCGACTGGTACCGGGCTCACAGCGACTGGTGGGCCCCGGTCAAGGACGGCGTGGAATCGTCGTACGCACGGACCCAGAACATCCTCGACTGATCGGATTCTCATGCGTGTTCTCGTCACCGGCGGTGCCGGCTACATCGGCTCCCACACCGTTCTGCAGTTACTCGCCGCGGGACACGATGTGGTGGTCGCCGACGACTTCAGCAACGCCAAGGCGAGCATCATCGGCCGCCTGGTGAACCTCTCGAGCAAGCAGATCACCGTCTACACGGTGGACCTGACCGACGAGATCGCAACCGAGCACGTCTTCGCCTCCGAGGAGATCGACGCGGTCATCCACTTCGCCGGGTTCAAGGCGGTCGGCGAGTCGGTAGCGAAGCCCCTCTCCTACTACCGCAACAACATCGACACCGCCTTCTCCGTTCTCAAGGCGATGGACGCGCACGGCGTCCGGCAGTTCGTGTTCTCCTCGTCGGCCACCGTGTACGGCGAGAATCCGGTCCGAGAGCGCACCGAGGACATGCCGACCTCGGCCACGAATCCGTACGGCTGGACCAAGGTGATGATCGAGCAGATTCTGCGCGATCTCGCCGAGGCCGATGAATCGTGGCGCATCGCGATCCTGCGCTACTTCAATCCGGTCGGTGCACACGTCAGCGGCGACATCGGAGAGGATCCCACCGGGATCCCCAACAACCTGATGCCGTTCGTCGCACAGGTCGCGGTGGGTCGGCGCGACAAGCTGCAGGTCTTCGGCGACGATTACGACACCCCGGACGGCACCGGCGTCCGGGACTACATCCACGTGGAGGATCTGGCCGCCGGGCATGTCGCGGCACTCGACCGGATCGGCACCACCGACCAACCGCTCTCGGTCTGGAATCTGGGGTCGGGTCAGGCCAATTCGGTGCTCGAGGTGATCGCGGCCTTCGAACGCGCCAGCGGTCGCGACATCCCCTATGCGGTCGCACCGCGTCGGTCGGGCGACCTGCCCGCCTACTGGGCCGATCCGTCCAAGGCCAACCGGGAACTCGGATGGGAGGCCACCCGCACGATCGACGACATGTGCGTCGATACCTGGCGGTGGCAGTCGCAGAACCCTGACGGCTTCCCCGACCTCTGACGCGCAGGTGGCCGCGCGCTTCTCGCCGGACAGGTCACCTCTGGGAGGTCATCTCACGGGTGTCCTCGGATTCCGCTGAACGCTGCTCGAGATCCACCTCGGTGACGCGGGCAGGACGCAGTGTCTGCGGGCCGGCCTTGCGTGTGCGGTTGCCGACGACGACCACGATCACCGCGAGCAGAGCCATGGCGACGCCGAATCCGAACATCTCCGCATAGGAGACCGACGGGAAGCTCTCCATGATCCCCGCCATGATCGCCGGTGACGCGAATCCCAGGTAGGTGAGGCTGTAGAAGACGGCGGTCAGGCCCGCCAGGTCGCGCGGCTTCGCGATGCGCTGGACCTCGAGCAACCCCGAGATGAGCGCCATTCCGTACCCGCATCCGAGCACCGCAGCCGCGACCAAGGCGATGGGGACCGTGAGCATCGCAGCCGCAGCGATCGACAGCCCGAGTCCGGCCATCACCAGTACCAGCGCGACGACCATCGTGCGCGGCGTGCCGGGCTTGTCGATGCGCTTACCGAGCGTCTGGATGAAGAACCCGGAGGCCAGGCCCGCGACGCAGCACAGTCCGGCGAAAGCGATCGACCAGTCCGAAGTCCGATCGGTCATGAAGGCCGGAATCACCGCGTAGGCGACGGCGCAGGCGCCGAACACCCAAGGCGCCACCGGCGCCACCATCACCCAGAAACGCGGATGCCGCGCCGAACGGATCCGAAGATCTCCGCGCAGACTGAAATCGCCGTCCGGCTTGGCAGCCAGCGATTCCGGTGTTCGCAGGATCGCTCCGAAGGCGACCACGGCGAGGATGATGTTGATCAGATACGAGAGTTGGTTCGGCCAGGGCGCCCACTGAGCGAGCACGGCCGCGACGCCGGCGCCGACGCCGAACCCGGCAGTCAGACTGAGGGCCGCTCGGCGGGCGCCTGCGGTCACTCCTGCCCCGTCGCGATCCGACAGTTCCTTGATCCAGCTGCCGCCGACGGCCATCGCCAAACCCAACGCGATGCCGCTGAGAACTCGGCCGACGACCAGGAGCGGAACCGCGTCGGCCCCGAGGGCCAGGAACACCGATCCGGCGGCGGCGATGAGCGGTGACGGGAGCATCAACGGACGCCTGCCGAAGCGGTCCGAGAGCGGTCCGCCGATGAGCAGCGCCGGGACGATGCCGAGTACGTACGTGAACAACAGGATGTCGACGACGACCGGCGAGATCCCGTTCGATGTCCGGTACATGACGAGCAGCGGTGTGAATTGATTTCCGCCCCAGGCCGCGGCGAACACGGCGAGGGACACTGCGACCCAGCCGAAGAACCGGCTGCTCGCAGGGGCGGTGGTTGTCGTGGTCATCGCGGACCTCCGGGAATCTCGTGCACACCGGTCAGGTGATCGGTGAGCAGGCGCTCGAATGCGTCGGCATCACCGTCGGCGACTGCCCGTGCGAGCGCTGCGTGATCGTCGAGGATGCGTTCGGCGACGGTCCGGCTCCGGTGGAGCCGAGCGGTGGTCATGCGCCGTTGCCGCTCCCCGAGCGAAATGTAGAAGTCGCCGAGGATCGCGTTGTCGCCCGCCGCCACGATGTGCTGGTGGAACTCGGCATCCAGTCGTGCGAACTCGGCCGTGTCCACGGGATCCACGGCACGGTGCGCGCCGACGTTCTCGTCGAGACGTGCGGTCAGGTCGACCGCCGAATCGGGACGGGCGACGACACTCCGGACCGCGTGCGTCTCCACGAGCACGCGGGCGTCGATCACCTCCCGTCCCTCGCTCTCGGCGACGGGCACGATGAGCGCACCGCGTTTCGGATACAGCCGCATCCAGCCTTCGGCCGACAGCCGCAGGAACGCCTCGCGCACCGGCGTGCGGCTCACGTCGCAGCGCTCGGCGATCTCACCTTCGCTGATCAGTTCACCTCCGGGAAGTCCGCTGCTGAGGATCAGTTCCTTCACTTCCGCGTACACCCGGTCGGCGGCTGAATACGTCATAGACACAAGACGTACCTTACGCTCGCCTCCCGGTCGGCCGACAATCGGACATCCGCCACGGACCGCCGTGGACCCCTCTGCGACCGCTCGCGCACCCACGGTGGCAGAATTCGACGCACTTCCCCTGCGAGACGAGACCCGTCCGCACGGCGATCGTCGTCAGCAGTGCGCGAGCCACCTATTCGCGACGCGATGCGATCCATACCGTCCCGATATCAACGACGACTACCTGCACTTTCCCCGCCAACGGGAATATCGTGGAGCCAGACCGTCGAACCGAGCAGATCCGGCGCAGTACCGGGTCCCCTAGGAGTTGAGTGTGACCAGCACCCCAGAAGACCGCACCTCGTCGACGCCGACCGGGCAGCCGATCACCGACGAGGAGATCTTCGCCGCTCACGAGAGCGGGAAGCTGTCCGTTGAGTTGCGCGCACCCATCGACACTCAACGCGACCTGTCGATCGCGTACACACCCGGCGTCGCCCAGGTCTCGCGCGCCATCGCCCGTGAGCGCGACCTGGTCGACAAGTACACCTGGACGGACCGTCTGGTCGCCGTCGTCTCGGACGGCACCGCGGTACTCGGCCTCGGCGACGTGGGACCGCGCGCCTCGCTCCCCGTGATGGAGGGCAAGTCGGCGTTGTTCCGGGCGTTCGCGGGCCTGAACTCGATTCCGCTCGTGCTCGACACCACCGACCCGGACGAGATCGTGGAGACCCTCACCCGACTGCGCCCCAGTTTCGGTGCGGTGAACCTGGAGGACATCTCGGCGCCGCGCTGCTTCGAGATCGAGCGCCGCGTCATCGAGGCTCTCGACTGCCCGGTGATGCACGACGACCAGCACGGAACCGCTATCGTCGTGCTCGCCGCGCTGAAAGGCGCGTTGAAGCACCTCGGCAAGGACATCGTGACCCTCAAGGTCGTCATCTCCGGTGCCGGAGCTGCCGGTGTCGCGTGCGCAAAGATTCTGCACGCTGCCGGAGTACCGGACATCGTCGTCCTCGACTCCAAGGGGGTCATCGGCACGCACCGTGACGACCTGAACGAGTTCAAGACCGACCTCGCTTCCTGGAGCAACCCCCGAGGCCTGGCCGGCGGGGGCCCGGAAGCCCTCCAGGGCGCGGATGTGTTCATCGGAGTCTCCGCGGGCACCATCGCCGAGGAGTGCGTCGCGGACATGAACGACGACGCGGTCGTGTTCGCCCTGTCCAACCCCGACCCGGAGATCCACCCGGACGTCGCCGCCAAGCACGCGGCCGTCGTCGCTACCGGTCGCAGCGACTTCCCGAACCAGATCAACAACGTGCTCGCGTTCCCCGGAGTCTTCGCCGGCGCACTCGACGCCGACGCCAGCCGCATCACCGAGGGCATGAAACTGGCGGCCGCCGAGGCGATCCTCGGCGTCGTCGGCGACGACCTGGCCGCGGACCATATCGTGCCGAGCCCGCTCGACAGCCGAGTCGCCCCTGCTGTCCGGCAGGCCGTAGCCGACGCCGCTCGCGCAGACGGCGTCGCCCGCTAGAAGCCGTCCTCGACGCCCCTCTCGGTGGTTGAGAACGCTCGCCCCCTCGATGGTTGAGCAAGCGAAGCGCGTCGAAACCACGCCGCTCGAATCCGCGCCAGGTTTCGACACGCAGCTTCGGCTAGCGCCTCAGCTGCGGCTCAACCACCGATAGGGCTGGGCGATAGGGCTAGTCGGGGTGCGATCACCGCCGGTGGCGCACACTGGACGGCATGGGACTGTGGCATGGCGACGACCTCGACCTGACCGCCTACTTCGCGCGGATCGGGTTCACCGGCCGACCGGAACCCACTCCCGCGACACTGCGCGACATGCACCGCGCGCATACGACGTCGATCCCGTTCGAGAACCTCGAGATCATGCTCGGACGAGACGTGCCGCTCGACCTGGACTCCTTGCAGCGCAAGCTCGTCCGGTCGGCACGCGGCGGCTACTGCTTCGAGCATGCCGCCCTCTTCGCCGCAGCGCTCGAGCGCATCGGATTCCGATTCACCGCGTTGACGGCCCGCGTCACACTCGGTGGTGACCCGGTCACCCGGCCGGCCACCCATGCATTGCTCGTCGTCGAGTTCGACGACGGCGCCAGGTTTCTCTGCGACGTCGGTTTCGGTCGGGGCCCACTGGAGCCGATCGAGTTGGTCGCCGGTCCCGAACACGATCAGTCCGGTTGGCGTTTTCGCCTGTCAGCGTCACCGACTGACGACCTCTTCCGCACCGAGAGCTGGATTCTGTGGCAGCACGACGGCGAGTGGATCGATCGCCACACGTTCACGCTGAATCCGCAGTTCCCGATCGACTTCCACGTCGGCAACCACTTCGTCCACACCTCCTCGAGTTCGCCGTTCACCAAGCGGCCGTTCGTCCAGCGGTTCACCGAATCCGAGCACCGCACGCTGGACGGCACCACGCTCACCACGACCACCCCCGACGGCGGACGCGCCGTCCACGAGTCGAGCCCCGAGGATCTTCCCCAACTCCTCGCAGACGTGTTCGCCATCGAACTGGACGCGACCGACAGCAGCACTCTGGCCGCGACGGAGTCGGCCCGCCAGGCTGCGGCCACCGCATGAACCACCCCGTTTTGCTCCCAGACCCCGGCACTCGGTAGCATCATCTCCGCTGTCGTGAGACGGCACGCCGCCTTAGCTCAGTCGGTAGAGCGATTCACTCGTAATGAATAGGTCAGCGGTTCGATTCCGCTAGGCGGCTCCAGAGATCACGGTCGAAGGCCGGTCTTCCACTCAGGGAGACCGGCCTTCGTCATCGGTAACCGCCCGTCGGCCTCTCCACACCCTCGAACCTTGACACTTTTCCCTATCTGTCTCATTCTCGATACATGACGGCTTCAATGTCTCCGGCGTACACACTGCGATCCGGGGATACCTGGCGCGACCCGTTCGGCATGTACGCGAGCCTCCGCGAGCACGATCCGGTCCACCGCGTGACCCCGAATGATGATGCGGACGCCGACTTCTGGGTTCTGACCCGTCATGCCGACGTGCTCGCCGCCGCGAAGGACTGGCAGACGTTCAGCTCGGCGGGCGGATTGACCGTCACGTACGGCGAGCTGCAGGCCATCGGATTGTCCGACAACCCACCTCTCGTGATGCAGGATCCGCCGGTACACACCGAATTCCGGAAACTCGTATCCCGCGGGTTCACTCCGCGGCAGGTCGCCTCTGTCGAGCCGCTCGTGCGCGAGTTCGTCGTCGAACGCATCGAGCGCCTTCGCAGCGCCGGCGGCGGCGACATAGCCACTGAACTGTTCAAGCCGCTCCCGAGCCTGGTCGTGGCGCACTATCTCGGTGTGCCCGAGGCCGACCGCGACCGTTTCGACGGGTGGACCGACGCCATCGTCGGCGCGGACCCCACCGCAGGCATGAACGCGGCCGCGACGTCGGCATCGGGAGCAGTGCTCGAACTGGCCGCCTACTTCAGCGAACTCATCGACTATCGCCGAGCACATCCCGGCGACGACACCGTCTCGCATCTCGTCGCGGCAGGCGTCGCCGACGACCCGGAGGCCGATCCGTCGGGACTCCTGTCGGTGCTCGCGTTCGCCTTCACCATGGTCGCCGGCGGCAACGACACCACGACCGGCATGCTCGGCGGTTCGGCCGCCCTCCTCACCACCGACCGTGATCAGCGGCGCCTGCTCCAATCCGACCTCGGGAACCTGCCGTCCGCCGTCAACGAGCTTCTGCGCCTCACATCACCTGTGCAGGGCCTCGCGCGAACCACCACGCGCGACGTCGAGTACGACGACGCCACTATCCCTGCCGGATGCAAGGTCCTCCTCTGCTACGC
Coding sequences within:
- a CDS encoding dTDP-4-dehydrorhamnose 3,5-epimerase family protein, producing MEVRPLDISGAWEFTPVLRGDDRGVFLEAFKADVVAEAIGHRFDLAQVNTSVSAAGVLRGVHFADVPPGQAKYVTCTVGAILDVIVDIRVGSPTFGEHESVLLDDETRRAVYLGEGLGHAFCSLADGSTVTYLCSTGYRPAGEHGVNPHDADLGIEWPSHGRDGRELDFELSSKDVAAPSLSHAEADGLLPMYDDVQRYLAGLR
- the rfbA gene encoding glucose-1-phosphate thymidylyltransferase RfbA; the encoded protein is MRGIVLAGGTGSRLHPITQGVSKQLVPVYDKPMIYYPLSTLMLAGIRDILIVTTPHDRAQFEALLGDGSQFGVSITYAVQPEPRGLAQAFVVGSDHIGDDSVALVLGDNIFYGPGLGNQLQGFAGVDGGAIFAYRVKDPSAYGVIEFDAEGAAISLEEKPVNPKSRYAVPGLYFYDNDVVDIARNLTPSARGEYEITDVNAEYLRRGALNVTVLPRGTAWLDTGTFDSLLDAGNFVRTVEQRQGLKIAVPEEIAWRLGYIDDAHLRGRAEDLVKSGYGNYLFDLLDRGREL
- the rfbB gene encoding dTDP-glucose 4,6-dehydratase produces the protein MRVLVTGGAGFIGANFVLRTLATRPDAELTVLDKFTYAANPATLAPVADRVRVVRGDIADPAVVDPLVARSDLVVNFAAESHNDNSLADPSSFVQTNLVGTYTLLEAVRRHGTTLHHVSTDEVYGDLDLDDPSRFTESTAYNPSSPYSSTKAGSDLLVRAWVRSFGIVATISNCSNNYGPYQHVEKFIPRQITNVLTGVRPKLYGDGANVRDWIHVDDHNDAVWAIIERGQPGETYLIGADGEADNRTVVEAILRLLGHPEDAFDFVTDRAGHDRRYAIDATRLRTELGWAPTYTDFQSGLAATIDWYRAHSDWWAPVKDGVESSYARTQNILD
- the galE gene encoding UDP-glucose 4-epimerase GalE, whose product is MRVLVTGGAGYIGSHTVLQLLAAGHDVVVADDFSNAKASIIGRLVNLSSKQITVYTVDLTDEIATEHVFASEEIDAVIHFAGFKAVGESVAKPLSYYRNNIDTAFSVLKAMDAHGVRQFVFSSSATVYGENPVRERTEDMPTSATNPYGWTKVMIEQILRDLAEADESWRIAILRYFNPVGAHVSGDIGEDPTGIPNNLMPFVAQVAVGRRDKLQVFGDDYDTPDGTGVRDYIHVEDLAAGHVAALDRIGTTDQPLSVWNLGSGQANSVLEVIAAFERASGRDIPYAVAPRRSGDLPAYWADPSKANRELGWEATRTIDDMCVDTWRWQSQNPDGFPDL
- a CDS encoding MFS transporter, which produces MTTTTTAPASSRFFGWVAVSLAVFAAAWGGNQFTPLLVMYRTSNGISPVVVDILLFTYVLGIVPALLIGGPLSDRFGRRPLMLPSPLIAAAGSVFLALGADAVPLLVVGRVLSGIALGLAMAVGGSWIKELSDRDGAGVTAGARRAALSLTAGFGVGAGVAAVLAQWAPWPNQLSYLINIILAVVAFGAILRTPESLAAKPDGDFSLRGDLRIRSARHPRFWVMVAPVAPWVFGACAVAYAVIPAFMTDRTSDWSIAFAGLCCVAGLASGFFIQTLGKRIDKPGTPRTMVVALVLVMAGLGLSIAAAAMLTVPIALVAAAVLGCGYGMALISGLLEVQRIAKPRDLAGLTAVFYSLTYLGFASPAIMAGIMESFPSVSYAEMFGFGVAMALLAVIVVVVGNRTRKAGPQTLRPARVTEVDLEQRSAESEDTREMTSQR
- a CDS encoding GntR family transcriptional regulator — its product is MTYSAADRVYAEVKELILSSGLPGGELISEGEIAERCDVSRTPVREAFLRLSAEGWMRLYPKRGALIVPVAESEGREVIDARVLVETHAVRSVVARPDSAVDLTARLDENVGAHRAVDPVDTAEFARLDAEFHQHIVAAGDNAILGDFYISLGERQRRMTTARLHRSRTVAERILDDHAALARAVADGDADAFERLLTDHLTGVHEIPGGPR
- a CDS encoding NAD(P)-dependent malic enzyme, which codes for MTSTPEDRTSSTPTGQPITDEEIFAAHESGKLSVELRAPIDTQRDLSIAYTPGVAQVSRAIARERDLVDKYTWTDRLVAVVSDGTAVLGLGDVGPRASLPVMEGKSALFRAFAGLNSIPLVLDTTDPDEIVETLTRLRPSFGAVNLEDISAPRCFEIERRVIEALDCPVMHDDQHGTAIVVLAALKGALKHLGKDIVTLKVVISGAGAAGVACAKILHAAGVPDIVVLDSKGVIGTHRDDLNEFKTDLASWSNPRGLAGGGPEALQGADVFIGVSAGTIAEECVADMNDDAVVFALSNPDPEIHPDVAAKHAAVVATGRSDFPNQINNVLAFPGVFAGALDADASRITEGMKLAAAEAILGVVGDDLAADHIVPSPLDSRVAPAVRQAVADAARADGVAR
- a CDS encoding arylamine N-acetyltransferase family protein, translating into MGLWHGDDLDLTAYFARIGFTGRPEPTPATLRDMHRAHTTSIPFENLEIMLGRDVPLDLDSLQRKLVRSARGGYCFEHAALFAAALERIGFRFTALTARVTLGGDPVTRPATHALLVVEFDDGARFLCDVGFGRGPLEPIELVAGPEHDQSGWRFRLSASPTDDLFRTESWILWQHDGEWIDRHTFTLNPQFPIDFHVGNHFVHTSSSSPFTKRPFVQRFTESEHRTLDGTTLTTTTPDGGRAVHESSPEDLPQLLADVFAIELDATDSSTLAATESARQAAATA
- a CDS encoding cytochrome P450, whose translation is MTASMSPAYTLRSGDTWRDPFGMYASLREHDPVHRVTPNDDADADFWVLTRHADVLAAAKDWQTFSSAGGLTVTYGELQAIGLSDNPPLVMQDPPVHTEFRKLVSRGFTPRQVASVEPLVREFVVERIERLRSAGGGDIATELFKPLPSLVVAHYLGVPEADRDRFDGWTDAIVGADPTAGMNAAATSASGAVLELAAYFSELIDYRRAHPGDDTVSHLVAAGVADDPEADPSGLLSVLAFAFTMVAGGNDTTTGMLGGSAALLTTDRDQRRLLQSDLGNLPSAVNELLRLTSPVQGLARTTTRDVEYDDATIPAGCKVLLCYASANRDERVFGADSEQLDVHRDPTGILTFSHGSHHCLGAAAARLQARIVLEELLTRCPEFEVDVDGIEWARGNYVRRPVSVPFTA